The proteins below are encoded in one region of Aquisphaera giovannonii:
- a CDS encoding FG-GAP repeat domain-containing protein: MRRASFIELALVTAAVAGVFWFLRSHPDLGRRAASPTPAATGSSGSFEVAGSRAYDLIEDRFEDGGYAAAMKWSGPIRDETSLQELRESLRGRSRRGLRELRAAYDGLRPDSPPTEQQTIQKASLEQSIGFLHMFEGQFRDASEWLGKALESCKGPKLAPQRQRLRALLGIVALRRGEVANCLECVGPSSCIFPIAREAMHRDQAGSREAVRWFTEYLEEAPRDIRIIWLLNIAYMTLGEHPEGVPPRFLIPADSFRSKADVGRFENAATAAGLTARGPNLAGGSVFDDFDGDGRPDLLTTSLDADLGASLFINKGDGTFDDRSAAARLGDQVYALNVTRADFDNDGRLDVLLLRGGWEKPARMSLLRNVGGAFEDVTMAAGLGLPIASESAAWGDYDDDGLVDVYVCGEFLGPGVKESDPRRPPGDPRNRGRLYHNEGGGKFRDVAEAAGVTNERCGKGSAWGDYDGDGKLDLFVSNMGQECRLYHNEGGGKFRDVAPELGATGPSYSFACWFWDFDNDGLLDLYVNDYRAKVAEVLGTAMGASLPGSSRPRLYRNIGSGAFEEVGRAVGLDRAMAPMGVNFGDVDNDGFLDLYLGTGDMSYEGLDLNLMFRNAGGLKFEDASVSSGTAHLQKGHGVSFADYDGDGDLDLFVELGGATPGDRGYNALFRNPGHGRHWLKVKLVGTKTNRAALGARIRVDRRAADGSAASVYRTVGNNSSFGGNTLTESVGLMDSTTADVTVSWPTSRSTQTFRGVKADRTIEITEGSDAIKILPATAPAGDGRGADDGRAAR, encoded by the coding sequence ATGAGGAGAGCGTCCTTCATTGAGCTCGCCCTGGTGACGGCGGCGGTGGCCGGCGTCTTCTGGTTCCTGAGGTCGCATCCGGACCTCGGCCGCCGGGCGGCGTCCCCCACGCCCGCGGCGACGGGGAGCTCCGGGAGCTTCGAGGTGGCGGGCTCGAGGGCCTACGACCTGATCGAGGACCGGTTCGAGGACGGCGGCTATGCGGCGGCGATGAAATGGTCCGGGCCGATCCGGGACGAGACCTCGCTGCAGGAGCTGCGCGAGTCGCTCCGGGGCCGGTCGCGGCGGGGCCTCCGCGAGCTGAGGGCGGCGTACGACGGGCTCCGCCCGGACAGCCCGCCCACCGAGCAGCAGACGATCCAGAAGGCGTCGCTCGAGCAGTCGATCGGCTTCCTGCACATGTTCGAGGGGCAATTCCGGGACGCCTCGGAGTGGCTCGGCAAGGCCCTGGAGAGCTGCAAGGGCCCCAAGCTGGCGCCCCAGCGGCAGCGCCTCCGGGCGCTGCTGGGGATCGTCGCGCTGAGGCGCGGGGAGGTGGCCAACTGCCTGGAGTGCGTCGGCCCGTCGAGCTGCATCTTCCCGATCGCCCGCGAGGCGATGCACAGGGACCAGGCCGGCTCCCGGGAGGCGGTGCGGTGGTTCACGGAGTACCTGGAGGAGGCCCCCCGCGACATCCGCATCATCTGGCTGCTGAACATCGCCTACATGACGCTGGGGGAGCATCCCGAGGGGGTGCCGCCGCGCTTCCTGATCCCGGCCGATTCCTTCCGATCGAAGGCGGACGTGGGCCGGTTCGAGAACGCCGCCACGGCGGCGGGCCTGACGGCGCGGGGCCCGAACCTGGCCGGCGGCAGCGTCTTCGACGACTTCGACGGCGACGGCCGGCCCGACCTCCTGACGACCTCGCTGGACGCGGACCTCGGGGCCTCGCTGTTCATCAATAAGGGGGACGGCACGTTCGACGACCGGTCGGCCGCGGCCCGCCTGGGGGACCAGGTCTACGCCCTGAACGTCACCCGGGCGGACTTCGACAACGACGGCCGCCTCGACGTCCTGCTGCTGCGGGGCGGCTGGGAGAAGCCGGCCCGGATGTCGCTGCTGAGGAACGTCGGCGGCGCGTTCGAGGACGTCACCATGGCCGCCGGCCTGGGCCTGCCGATCGCGAGCGAGTCGGCGGCCTGGGGGGACTACGACGACGACGGGCTGGTCGACGTCTACGTCTGCGGCGAGTTCCTGGGGCCGGGCGTGAAGGAGTCGGATCCGAGGCGCCCGCCGGGCGACCCGAGGAACCGCGGGCGGCTGTACCACAACGAGGGGGGCGGCAAGTTCCGCGACGTCGCCGAGGCCGCCGGCGTGACCAACGAGCGGTGCGGCAAGGGCTCGGCCTGGGGCGACTACGACGGCGACGGCAAGCTCGACCTGTTCGTCTCGAACATGGGGCAGGAGTGCCGGCTCTATCACAACGAGGGGGGCGGCAAGTTCCGGGACGTCGCCCCGGAGCTCGGCGCGACCGGCCCGTCGTACAGCTTCGCCTGCTGGTTCTGGGACTTCGACAACGACGGCCTCCTGGACCTCTACGTCAACGACTACCGGGCCAAGGTCGCGGAGGTGCTGGGGACCGCGATGGGGGCCTCGCTGCCGGGATCCAGCCGGCCCCGCCTGTATCGCAACATCGGCTCCGGCGCGTTCGAGGAGGTGGGCCGGGCCGTGGGCCTGGACCGCGCCATGGCCCCCATGGGGGTGAACTTCGGCGACGTCGACAACGACGGATTCCTCGACCTCTACCTGGGCACCGGCGACATGTCGTACGAGGGCCTGGACCTGAACCTGATGTTCCGCAACGCCGGCGGGCTGAAGTTCGAGGACGCGAGCGTCAGCTCGGGCACGGCCCACCTCCAGAAGGGGCACGGCGTCTCCTTCGCCGACTACGACGGCGACGGCGACCTGGACCTGTTCGTGGAGCTCGGCGGGGCGACGCCCGGGGACCGCGGCTACAACGCCCTCTTCCGCAACCCGGGGCACGGCCGCCACTGGCTGAAGGTGAAGCTGGTGGGGACGAAGACCAACCGGGCGGCCCTGGGGGCGCGGATCCGCGTCGATCGCCGGGCCGCCGACGGCTCGGCCGCCTCGGTGTACCGCACCGTGGGCAACAATTCCAGCTTCGGTGGCAACACCCTGACCGAGTCCGTCGGCCTGATGGATTCGACGACCGCCGACGTGACCGTCTCGTGGCCGACGAGCCGGTCCACCCAGACATTCCGCGGCGTGAAGGCCGATCGAACGATCGAGATTACCGAGGGCTCCGATGCGATCAAGATCCTGCCCGCGACGGCCCCCGCCGGGGACGGCCGCGGCGCCGACGACGGCCGCGCGGCCAGGTGA
- a CDS encoding MBL fold metallo-hydrolase — translation MARSERRSGGASTALLLALAASSAAGCGGAGPAGPRAALDRAPKLERRPLTVVPGVHMLGGLSPSAAYAVETSAGLLLFDSGLDADAKALKEQMAGLGLHWRKVVAIFLTHAHGDHAGGADALRAATGAKVYAGEGDAAVLRAGRPREAFFSTFHMPDREPHPTTVDVPLKGGERLDFGEAAVRAVAAPGHTPGSTCYLVERGGLRMLFAGDVILMLRGDETPRSELGKPLGTYSAYLAPRYRGDAKTYLASLRVLRSMPVPDLVFPGHPRADNPPQSPRLSQARWAAMLDGGIRDMETLLARYEADGADFLDGTPKVLLPDFFYLGDFRGSALYGFVAGPKLYVVDAPGGPGLADALDRGMEAVGLRPRPPAAVLLTSCDDRATAGLGELIGRHKVQVVAAAGGIPSLRESCPAGTDFIPAEELPARGWFPVEAFALEGRGAAPAAYLLTTSGKRVLCSGMIPVRMSQAVGERLIADLTRPPGSPRGYAASLARLALASPNLWLPAVPTDDQNANVYDQEWQWAMMDNFGVVQFLESRANRR, via the coding sequence ATGGCACGGTCGGAGCGGCGGTCCGGGGGGGCATCGACGGCCCTCCTCCTGGCGCTGGCGGCGTCGTCGGCGGCGGGGTGCGGCGGGGCCGGCCCGGCGGGCCCGCGGGCGGCCCTGGACCGGGCCCCGAAGCTGGAGCGCCGGCCGCTCACGGTCGTGCCCGGGGTCCACATGCTGGGGGGGCTCTCGCCGTCGGCCGCGTACGCGGTGGAGACCTCTGCGGGGCTCCTGCTCTTCGATTCCGGCCTGGACGCCGACGCCAAGGCCCTCAAGGAGCAGATGGCCGGCCTGGGGCTGCACTGGCGGAAGGTCGTCGCGATCTTCCTGACCCACGCCCACGGCGACCACGCCGGCGGGGCCGACGCCCTGCGCGCGGCCACGGGGGCCAAGGTCTACGCGGGCGAGGGGGACGCGGCGGTGCTCCGGGCGGGGCGGCCCAGGGAGGCCTTCTTCAGCACGTTCCACATGCCCGACCGGGAGCCACACCCCACGACGGTGGACGTCCCCCTGAAGGGCGGGGAGCGCCTCGACTTCGGCGAGGCCGCGGTGCGGGCCGTCGCCGCCCCGGGGCACACGCCCGGGAGCACCTGCTACCTGGTGGAGCGGGGCGGCCTGAGGATGCTCTTCGCGGGCGACGTCATCCTGATGCTCCGCGGCGACGAGACGCCTCGCTCGGAGCTGGGCAAGCCGCTGGGGACGTACTCGGCCTACCTGGCCCCCCGCTACCGGGGCGACGCGAAGACGTACCTGGCCTCGCTCCGCGTGCTCCGGTCGATGCCCGTCCCCGACCTCGTCTTCCCGGGCCACCCGCGCGCGGACAACCCGCCGCAGAGCCCCCGCCTCTCGCAGGCGCGTTGGGCGGCCATGCTGGACGGCGGCATCCGGGACATGGAGACCCTGCTCGCGCGGTACGAGGCCGACGGCGCCGACTTCCTGGACGGGACGCCCAAGGTGCTCCTGCCGGACTTCTTCTACCTGGGGGACTTCCGGGGCTCGGCGCTGTACGGGTTCGTCGCCGGGCCGAAGCTCTACGTCGTGGACGCGCCCGGCGGCCCGGGCCTGGCGGACGCCCTGGACCGCGGGATGGAGGCGGTCGGGCTCAGGCCGCGCCCGCCGGCGGCGGTCCTGCTCACCTCGTGCGACGACCGCGCGACGGCGGGCCTGGGCGAGCTGATCGGGCGGCACAAGGTCCAGGTGGTGGCCGCGGCGGGCGGAATCCCGTCGCTCCGCGAGTCGTGCCCGGCCGGCACCGACTTCATCCCGGCCGAGGAGCTGCCGGCCCGGGGATGGTTCCCGGTGGAGGCCTTCGCCCTGGAGGGGCGCGGGGCCGCCCCGGCCGCGTACCTGCTCACGACGTCGGGCAAGCGGGTGCTCTGCTCGGGGATGATCCCCGTGAGGATGAGCCAGGCGGTCGGCGAGCGGCTGATCGCCGACCTGACCCGCCCGCCCGGGTCGCCGCGGGGCTACGCGGCTTCCCTCGCCCGGCTCGCCCTCGCGTCCCCCAACCTCTGGCTCCCGGCCGTCCCCACGGACGACCAGAACGCCAACGTCTACGACCAGGAATGGCAGTGGGCGATGATGGACAACTTCGGCGTCGTCCAGTTCCTCGAGTCCCGGGCGAACCGTCGATGA
- a CDS encoding lipid-A-disaccharide synthase N-terminal domain-containing protein — protein sequence MSSVTAWLIVGCLGQALFTARFAVQWLASERRRESVVPSAFWWLSLAGGATLLCYAVSRSEPVFAVGQAMGLVVYARNLVLLGKARRRAGREALVGSAGNP from the coding sequence ATGTCGAGCGTCACGGCCTGGCTGATCGTCGGGTGCCTCGGGCAGGCGCTGTTCACGGCCCGGTTCGCGGTCCAGTGGCTGGCCTCGGAGCGGCGGCGGGAGTCCGTCGTGCCGTCGGCCTTCTGGTGGCTGAGCCTGGCGGGGGGCGCGACGCTCCTCTGCTACGCGGTCTCCCGGAGCGAGCCGGTGTTCGCCGTCGGCCAGGCGATGGGGCTGGTCGTCTACGCGCGGAACCTCGTGCTCCTGGGCAAGGCCCGGCGGCGGGCCGGCCGGGAAGCCCTGGTCGGATCGGCGGGCAATCCCTAA
- a CDS encoding glycosyltransferase has product MVTIRMDGPQSPRPAGAAGPAVGPALSVVVPARDEAASLPALVGEIVATLRGLGERPPWCGAGPLGGFEVVVVDDGSTDETRRVLRELAAIHPELRPVRLAANAGQSAASAAGFRAARGDWVATLDADLQNDPADLVTLWDALPGHDAVLGWRERRADAWSRRAISLLANRARNAILGQAIRDTGCSMRIFRREHALRLPAFRGCHRFYGPLLLREGCRVRQVPVNHRPRAHGRSHYNWRNRSLRVVADLLGVAWLMRRPLRYEVVEEAAGRPAAGGPLPLAWPAPRARAGVDAAAAAEGL; this is encoded by the coding sequence ATGGTGACAATCCGCATGGATGGCCCGCAGTCGCCCAGGCCGGCCGGCGCGGCCGGGCCCGCGGTCGGGCCGGCCCTCTCGGTGGTGGTCCCGGCGCGGGACGAGGCGGCGAGCCTGCCGGCGCTGGTCGGGGAGATCGTCGCGACCCTCCGCGGCCTCGGCGAGCGGCCGCCATGGTGCGGGGCCGGACCGCTGGGCGGGTTCGAGGTGGTCGTGGTGGACGACGGCTCGACCGACGAGACGCGGCGGGTGCTCCGGGAGTTGGCGGCGATCCATCCGGAGCTGCGGCCGGTCCGGCTGGCGGCCAACGCGGGGCAGTCGGCGGCGTCGGCGGCCGGCTTCCGGGCGGCGCGGGGGGACTGGGTGGCGACGCTGGACGCGGACCTCCAGAACGACCCGGCGGACCTGGTGACGCTCTGGGACGCGCTGCCGGGGCATGACGCGGTGCTCGGCTGGCGCGAGCGGCGGGCCGACGCGTGGTCGAGGAGGGCGATCAGCCTCCTGGCGAACCGGGCCCGCAACGCCATCCTCGGCCAGGCGATCCGGGACACCGGGTGCTCGATGCGGATCTTCCGCCGAGAGCATGCGCTGCGGCTGCCGGCCTTCCGCGGCTGCCACCGGTTCTACGGGCCGCTCCTGCTCCGCGAGGGCTGCCGCGTGCGGCAGGTCCCGGTGAACCACCGGCCGAGGGCCCACGGCCGGTCCCACTACAACTGGCGGAACCGTTCCCTGCGGGTGGTCGCGGACCTCCTCGGCGTGGCCTGGCTGATGCGCCGGCCGTTGCGATACGAGGTCGTGGAGGAGGCCGCCGGCCGCCCGGCCGCCGGGGGCCCCCTCCCCCTTGCCTGGCCGGCGCCGCGGGCGCGGGCCGGGGTCGATGCGGCCGCGGCCGCGGAGGGCCTTTGA
- a CDS encoding MSCRAMM family protein, whose translation MLLSFALWIAIPGFAIDDPPRMIDGIARYAGTDRPAAGLTLQIIEQADPRYSVLVDAQGRFRSPSPPGWAAPQPDGVAAPCSAVAEPEGRWLIEPINSAPFRLAPEQLRESVARGLSRHARAIWRDGVLVVECPEPGEVDVLVRGVDGKPLAARAVQVVPDAVTFQSVGPANARFTGRTDASGHLRMRWFEGSRQLRVTVPGEGTCSTPTFHVAPGKIVTVEALPMTRLGSISGRLAPKLAGPGIGVVLDPEVQQPTPCDAGGRFEIRDLPPGRYLLRLTKGNQGVRSGQVTVWLAPGGKVDGLVFDEIPPPTPEGIEQERKFLEQLNGRHGPDAKDELWVEGTVRDAAGRPLAGVDVFVRTAFHGGIRMYEDVRRTATDARGHYAISGPIHGFVEGLVVVAKAKGRPPAVANAEARSTRNDRPAKLDLTLAEVGGSASVAVIKDGKPLAGSTVRLEAEGGANIHFGFGWARAAGGAARTALDAVLAPAAETGRDGVAHFAELLPGLYTARSDGPAHGLAVSPGREAKATLSPAPGRLDVRFQVVRPDGRPVSGQDVSLQFGLGGQPNWSTSLKLDEDGAGSHWFESAGLWTIVVRFRDAPVNSFPIDEPPYYEAEAQVPLSPSLGASGPIRLVGARREPRSASLLVRLLDADGRPARGAVEFAGAIGSTDERGEIRFEGLPGPTSGGKQFASGHIEGPTPPPWSTAGQMPADDALRGRFTLVPGAEVTIVLGREETLELRARPLGYIRGKLRPAEGRSSRDYAITPWYDTRVLEPNWRYEPATGEFLAGPFPGGPATLQLSARMPDGSYQNCGRQVVEVVPGDVAHVELRPGELEAADRRAARQQVMLGMGGLAVNPGTPEAAPTTVLLPDGVTPAFAAQAILYVPDQEQPASHGISDASGRLTWRGMWSYGSQGDRPKIGLVDRPTLVVSLPGRHGATIVPLEEGPAPRVVLPPAIEAEGTVTIGGRPPSDDGSRIRVVAAYQGRGVLDSALGLATTAGPDGRFTFAGLTPGRYRVQAARDGIWISKTVEVVVEPGKVTPPLSLDIPPPGEPVTLEFVDRAGKPLAGESFTLARPEGPFAGLRPTTLRANASGRLTLLGLEAGAHSVSIAGTMEAQTFQVGEATGRAGQTTAKRVVLQRPGP comes from the coding sequence ATGCTGCTTTCATTCGCCCTTTGGATCGCCATCCCGGGCTTCGCCATCGACGATCCGCCGCGGATGATCGACGGCATCGCGAGATACGCCGGGACCGACCGTCCGGCTGCCGGCCTGACGCTGCAGATCATCGAGCAAGCGGATCCTAGATACTCGGTCCTCGTCGATGCGCAGGGCCGGTTCCGCTCGCCGTCGCCTCCCGGTTGGGCCGCCCCCCAGCCCGACGGGGTGGCGGCGCCCTGCTCGGCGGTGGCCGAGCCGGAAGGTCGCTGGCTCATCGAACCGATCAACTCCGCGCCGTTCCGACTCGCCCCCGAGCAGTTGCGCGAGTCCGTCGCAAGGGGCCTGTCGCGGCATGCCAGGGCGATCTGGCGGGATGGCGTCCTCGTCGTTGAGTGCCCGGAGCCCGGCGAGGTCGACGTCCTTGTTCGGGGAGTCGACGGCAAGCCCCTGGCCGCCCGAGCCGTCCAGGTGGTCCCGGACGCGGTGACTTTCCAATCGGTCGGGCCCGCCAACGCCCGATTCACCGGCCGGACGGACGCTTCCGGCCATCTCCGCATGCGTTGGTTCGAGGGCTCCAGGCAACTCCGGGTCACGGTCCCGGGCGAGGGAACCTGCTCCACGCCGACCTTCCACGTCGCGCCGGGGAAGATCGTGACCGTCGAGGCCCTGCCGATGACTCGCCTCGGCTCGATCTCCGGGCGGCTGGCACCGAAACTCGCCGGGCCCGGCATCGGCGTGGTGCTCGACCCCGAGGTCCAGCAGCCCACGCCCTGCGACGCGGGCGGACGATTCGAGATCCGCGACCTGCCTCCGGGACGCTATCTCCTGCGATTGACGAAGGGCAATCAGGGCGTCCGGTCCGGCCAGGTCACCGTCTGGCTCGCGCCGGGCGGCAAAGTCGATGGGCTGGTCTTCGACGAGATCCCGCCGCCCACGCCCGAGGGAATCGAGCAGGAGAGGAAGTTCCTGGAGCAGCTCAACGGGCGGCACGGCCCCGATGCCAAGGATGAGCTATGGGTCGAAGGGACCGTCCGCGACGCTGCGGGCCGGCCGCTGGCCGGGGTCGACGTCTTCGTCCGCACCGCCTTCCACGGCGGGATTCGGATGTACGAGGATGTCCGGCGGACCGCAACCGACGCCCGGGGGCATTACGCGATCAGCGGGCCGATCCACGGCTTCGTGGAGGGGCTCGTCGTGGTCGCGAAGGCCAAGGGACGGCCGCCCGCCGTGGCGAACGCCGAGGCACGTTCGACCCGGAATGACCGGCCCGCGAAGCTGGACCTGACCCTGGCCGAGGTTGGCGGATCGGCGAGCGTGGCCGTGATCAAGGATGGTAAGCCCCTGGCCGGGTCGACGGTGCGCCTTGAGGCCGAGGGCGGCGCGAACATCCATTTCGGTTTCGGCTGGGCCCGTGCCGCGGGTGGAGCCGCGCGAACTGCCCTCGACGCCGTCCTCGCTCCGGCCGCGGAGACCGGCCGGGACGGGGTGGCGCACTTCGCCGAACTCCTGCCGGGCCTCTACACGGCCCGCTCCGATGGCCCGGCCCACGGCCTGGCCGTCTCGCCCGGACGCGAGGCGAAGGCGACCCTGTCGCCGGCCCCCGGCAGGCTCGACGTGCGATTCCAGGTCGTCCGCCCCGACGGCCGCCCCGTGTCGGGCCAGGACGTCAGCCTCCAGTTTGGCCTGGGCGGGCAGCCGAACTGGAGCACCAGCCTGAAGCTCGACGAGGATGGAGCCGGCTCGCACTGGTTCGAGTCGGCCGGGCTCTGGACGATCGTCGTCCGATTCCGCGACGCACCCGTCAATTCGTTCCCGATCGATGAACCGCCGTACTACGAGGCCGAGGCGCAGGTGCCGCTCTCGCCGTCGCTCGGAGCCTCCGGGCCGATCCGGCTGGTCGGGGCCCGCCGCGAGCCCAGGTCCGCCTCGCTCCTGGTCCGCTTGCTCGACGCCGACGGGCGCCCGGCGCGGGGCGCGGTCGAATTCGCGGGGGCGATCGGCTCGACCGACGAACGGGGCGAGATCCGCTTCGAGGGGCTGCCCGGGCCGACGTCAGGGGGCAAGCAGTTTGCCTCGGGCCACATCGAAGGCCCGACCCCGCCGCCCTGGTCCACGGCGGGCCAGATGCCTGCGGACGACGCCCTCCGGGGGCGGTTCACGCTCGTGCCAGGCGCCGAGGTCACGATCGTCCTCGGCCGCGAAGAGACCCTCGAACTCCGGGCCAGGCCGCTCGGCTACATCCGGGGGAAGCTCAGGCCCGCAGAGGGGCGGTCTTCCCGGGACTACGCCATCACCCCCTGGTATGACACGCGTGTCCTCGAGCCGAATTGGCGCTATGAGCCGGCGACGGGCGAATTCCTCGCCGGACCGTTCCCGGGCGGCCCGGCGACGCTCCAACTCTCGGCGAGGATGCCCGACGGGAGCTACCAGAACTGCGGCCGGCAGGTGGTCGAGGTCGTCCCGGGCGACGTGGCGCACGTCGAGCTCAGGCCCGGCGAGCTCGAGGCCGCCGATCGCAGGGCCGCCAGGCAGCAGGTGATGCTCGGCATGGGCGGGCTCGCCGTCAATCCGGGGACGCCCGAGGCCGCTCCCACGACGGTGTTACTGCCCGACGGCGTGACGCCCGCCTTCGCCGCCCAGGCCATCCTTTACGTGCCGGATCAGGAGCAGCCCGCCTCGCACGGCATCAGCGACGCCAGCGGCCGCCTGACCTGGCGCGGGATGTGGAGCTACGGGAGCCAGGGCGACCGGCCCAAGATCGGCCTCGTCGACAGGCCCACGCTGGTCGTCTCGCTCCCCGGCCGCCATGGCGCAACGATCGTCCCGCTCGAGGAGGGGCCGGCGCCGCGCGTGGTCCTCCCGCCGGCGATCGAGGCCGAAGGCACGGTCACCATCGGCGGCCGGCCTCCGAGCGACGACGGATCGCGGATTCGCGTCGTGGCTGCCTACCAGGGGAGAGGGGTCCTGGACTCCGCGCTCGGGCTCGCGACCACCGCGGGCCCCGACGGCCGATTCACCTTCGCCGGGCTCACGCCCGGACGCTATCGAGTGCAGGCCGCGCGCGACGGGATCTGGATTTCGAAGACCGTTGAGGTCGTGGTCGAGCCGGGCAAGGTCACGCCGCCGCTCTCGCTCGACATCCCTCCGCCCGGAGAGCCGGTCACGCTCGAATTCGTCGACCGCGCCGGGAAGCCGCTTGCCGGCGAGTCCTTCACGTTGGCCCGGCCGGAGGGGCCGTTCGCTGGGCTGCGGCCGACGACGCTCCGAGCGAATGCTTCGGGCCGTCTTACCCTCCTAGGGCTTGAGGCGGGCGCGCACTCGGTCTCGATCGCGGGGACGATGGAAGCACAGACATTCCAGGTCGGGGAGGCGACCGGCCGGGCCGGCCAGACGACCGCCAAGCGGGTCGTATTGCAACGCCCGGGACCATAG
- a CDS encoding tetratricopeptide repeat protein codes for MRATGARIEVPGPSSTLAHQVKAVQPRSLLLTLIALAVAAASLAAWSFFRDPDPGEARAARLALEGGRLDEASAHLGRWLADQPKSAEAHAVKARLAWARGDYAAALEAMNGARALGHPDDGLVEIRGLLLAKANRPAEAEPLLSKAAASAPRIHPDVADALARIYLGEFRAGRAAEVIGRWMREWPDDARPYYFQTEIDHRNRAGGDVVIGHCRDALARDPGHLPARLRLADYLRLAHRSREAADEYAAYLRQKPDDALALLGAGLNALDLGDPAAATGFLDRALAVAPDDAVALGARASVEVLRHRPEAAMPFLDRAAKADPFDVNIRYQRVLILSQLGRSREAEAERRDLERLRTEVAVFDEIGRQLERHPLDVELRGRAARWLMAHGHEAEAAEWANLVLRSAPSDPAMNRLLADYHRRRGNPGLANFHEAHASPPEASPGRPPGP; via the coding sequence ATGCGTGCGACGGGAGCCCGGATCGAGGTCCCGGGGCCCTCGTCAACGCTCGCTCATCAGGTCAAGGCCGTGCAACCCCGCTCCCTTCTCCTCACCCTGATCGCCCTGGCGGTCGCCGCGGCCTCGCTGGCGGCCTGGTCCTTCTTCCGGGATCCCGACCCGGGCGAGGCCCGCGCCGCGCGCCTCGCGCTGGAGGGCGGGCGGCTCGACGAGGCGTCCGCCCACCTGGGGCGCTGGCTGGCGGATCAGCCGAAATCGGCCGAGGCGCACGCCGTCAAGGCGCGCCTGGCGTGGGCCCGGGGCGATTACGCGGCCGCCCTCGAGGCGATGAACGGGGCCAGGGCGCTGGGCCATCCCGACGACGGGCTCGTCGAGATCCGCGGCCTGCTCCTGGCGAAGGCCAACAGGCCCGCCGAGGCCGAGCCCCTGCTGAGCAAGGCCGCCGCCTCCGCCCCGCGGATCCATCCCGACGTGGCCGACGCCCTCGCCCGCATCTACCTGGGCGAGTTCCGCGCCGGCCGCGCCGCGGAGGTCATCGGCCGCTGGATGCGGGAATGGCCCGACGACGCGCGCCCCTACTACTTCCAGACCGAGATCGACCACCGCAACCGCGCCGGCGGCGACGTCGTCATCGGCCACTGCCGCGACGCCCTGGCCCGGGACCCCGGCCACCTGCCGGCCCGGCTCCGGCTGGCGGACTACCTGCGCCTGGCGCACCGCAGCCGGGAGGCGGCCGACGAGTACGCGGCCTATCTCCGGCAGAAGCCCGACGACGCCCTCGCCCTCCTGGGCGCCGGCCTCAACGCGCTGGACCTGGGCGACCCGGCCGCGGCGACCGGCTTCCTGGACCGGGCCCTGGCCGTGGCCCCGGACGACGCCGTCGCGCTGGGGGCGCGGGCCTCCGTGGAGGTCCTCCGGCACCGCCCGGAGGCGGCGATGCCGTTCCTCGACCGGGCCGCGAAGGCGGATCCCTTCGACGTCAACATCCGCTATCAGCGCGTGCTGATCCTCTCGCAGTTGGGCCGGTCGCGGGAGGCGGAGGCGGAGCGGCGGGACCTGGAGCGGCTCCGCACGGAGGTGGCGGTGTTCGACGAGATCGGCCGGCAGCTCGAGCGCCATCCGCTGGACGTCGAGCTCCGCGGCCGCGCGGCCCGATGGCTGATGGCCCACGGCCACGAGGCGGAGGCGGCCGAGTGGGCCAACCTGGTCCTCCGCTCGGCCCCCTCCGACCCCGCCATGAATCGCCTGCTCGCCGACTACCACCGCAGGCGAGGCAACCCCGGCCTGGCGAACTTCCACGAGGCCCATGCCTCGCCCCCGGAGGCCTCGCCGGGCCGGCCCCCGGGCCCGTGA